In Fusobacterium perfoetens, the genomic stretch CAATGAATAGATTAGAAGAAGTTAAAGGAAAATTAATAGTTTCTTGTCAAGCACTTCCAGATGAACCATTACACAGTTCATATATAATGGGAAGAATGGCTTATGCAGCATTAGAAGGAGGAGCTTCTGGAATAAGAGCTAACACAGTTAGTGATATCCATGAAATAAAACAAAATGTATCTCTTCCTATTATAGGAATCATAAAAAGAGTTTATGGAGATAATCCAGTATTTATCACTCCAACTATGAAAGAAATAGATGAACTTGTAGCTGAAGGAGTAGATATCATAGCTCTTGATGGAACAAAAAGAGAAAGACCAGATGGAAATACATTAGAAAATCTAATGAAAGAAGCAAAAGCAAAATATCCAAACCAATTATTTATGGCAGATACATCATGTGTAGAAGAAGCTATAACTTGTGAAAAAGTTGGATTTGATATAGTAGGAACAACTTTAGTAGGATATACAGAATATACAAAAGGAAACGATCCTTTAACAGAACTTGAAAAAGTAATAAAAGCAGTAAACATTCCAGTAATCGGAGAAGGAAACTTAGACACTCCAGCAAAAGCTAAAAAAGCTTTAGATTTAGGAGCTTATGCAGTAGTAGTAGGTGGAGCGATTACA encodes the following:
- a CDS encoding N-acetylmannosamine-6-phosphate 2-epimerase, producing the protein MNRLEEVKGKLIVSCQALPDEPLHSSYIMGRMAYAALEGGASGIRANTVSDIHEIKQNVSLPIIGIIKRVYGDNPVFITPTMKEIDELVAEGVDIIALDGTKRERPDGNTLENLMKEAKAKYPNQLFMADTSCVEEAITCEKVGFDIVGTTLVGYTEYTKGNDPLTELEKVIKAVNIPVIGEGNLDTPAKAKKALDLGAYAVVVGGAITRPQQITRKFVTEMSK